In Oxyura jamaicensis isolate SHBP4307 breed ruddy duck chromosome 20, BPBGC_Ojam_1.0, whole genome shotgun sequence, the following are encoded in one genomic region:
- the CASS4 gene encoding cas scaffolding protein family member 4 isoform X7 translates to MKVSHLFTLPRASRASVPNIRSEVYDVPSMQRRESLFTRSAATPPTARKGSLLLRSAECFQEEQQLYNIPSGPEKTGAVSHKDSPVGNLYDVPPKRETSASGKGFQKKCWGHYNTLPNPRKSEWIYDIPVSPEQMGLEQSPSGPSLENQVLYDIPPARYKALTTSTEAKVVNPQLYDIPPTQRKLVFPDVPLYDIPPPRDMLLLPQNGSCEAPPRHLDPKAENQISGENVYDIPKGLPNTSQSKKEREKPNSSSGTQAYCVPVQISRDTKLEHDRSSVSSADSRSNTVSTFSNPPAELMSSSEEPVKEIKLDLDVAIETLTRLQHGVSSSVASLMIFVSSKWRLEEHLEKNIEEIHRAVDHIKVSLGEFLAFAQAIKVNASYITDNNLQTRIKKQLEILINSFKILTETREALNNCNWSLEALVLRKPQNNPDDLDRFVMVARTIPDDIKRFVSIIIANGKLLFRKSEKEQETKQSNVSPEYKMAKQIPVPRRIEIESLQRNAQDKPNQSQVSQEKTKENAIEDCEYVQLQAQKIISGKEVSKKSTDSKPKVLPSSKKNVIQSKQDPAKKIALPEHCRLCFGALHKAIAVFNNSLSNNQPPEVFISHSKLIIMVGQKIVDSLCQETQERDARNDILHSSSRFCSLLKNLALATKNAAIQYPNADAMRELQNQNDELYKYTQQFRAMME, encoded by the exons CACCTGTTTACTCTCCCAAGAGCATCCCGGGCTTCAGTCCCAAACATCAGAAGCGAGGTGTACGACGTTCCCTCCATGCAGCGCCGCGAGTCCCTGTTCACGCGG AGTGCTGCCACTCCGCCCACAGCACGAAAGGGCTCTCTGCTGCTCAGATCCGCCGAGTGCTTccaagaagagcagcagctttaCAACATCCCATCTGGCCCAGAAAAAACAGGAGCTGTTAGCCACAAAGACTCACCAGTGGGCAAT TTGTATGATGTCCCTCCCAAAAGAGAAACCAGTGCTTCAGGGAAGGGATTTCAGAAAAAGTGCTGGGGCCACTATAATACATTGCCAAATCCTCGAAAGTCAGAATGGATTTATGATATTCCAGTATCACCTGAACAAATGGGATTAGAACAAAGCCCTTCTGGCCCTTCTTTGGAGAACCAGGTGCTATACGATATACCCCCAGCCAGGTACAAGGCGCTAACAACAAGCACTGAAGCCAAAGTTGTGAATCCACAGTTATACGATATTCCACCAACACAACGGAAATTAGTGTTTCCAGATGTCCCTCTTTATGATATTCCACCCCCAAGGGACATGCTCCTTTTGCCACAAAATGGTAGCTGTGAGGCACCCCCAAGACACCTGGATCCGAAGGCTGAGAACCAGATTTCTGGAGAGAACGTTTATGATATTCCTAAAGGTTTGCCCAACACTTCGCAGTCcaagaaagagagggaaaaaccCAATAGCAGTTCTGGAACCCAGGCATACTGTGTTCCGGTCCAGATCTCAAGAGACACCAAATTGGAACATGACAGATCATCTGTTTCTAGTGCTGACAGCAGAAGCAACACTGTCTCTACATTCTCAAACCCTCCTGCTGAGCTTATGTCATCATCAGAAGAGCCTGTCAAAGAAATTAAACTGGATCTTGATGTAGCCATAGAGACATTGACTAGACTGCAGCATGGTGTATCCAGCTCAGTTGCTAGCTTAATGATTTTTGTGAGTAGTAAATGGAGATTAGAAGAGCACCTGgagaaaaacattgaagaaattCATAGGGCAGTTGATCACATAAAAGTATCACTCGGAGAATTCTTGGCCTTTGCTCAAGCCATAAAGGTAAATGCCTCCTACATCACTGATAATAATCTTCAgacaagaattaaaaaacagctggaaattcTTATCAACTCATTCAAAATCTTAACAGAAACAAGAGAAGCTCTAAACAATTGCAACTGGTCACTAGAGGCTTTGGTCCTCAGGAAACCTCAGAACAACCCAGATGATCTTGATCGCTTTGTTATGGTAGCTCGCACAATTCCAGATGATATCAAGCGATTTGTATCCATCATCATTGCCAATGGAAAACTTCTCTTCAGAAAGAGTGAGAAGGAGCAAGAAACGAAGCAATCAAACGTGAGCCCAGAATataaaatggcaaaacaaaTCCCAGTGCCAAGAAGAATAGAAATAGAATCGCTTCAAAGAAATGCTCAAGACAAGCCGAACCAAAGTCAAGTCtcccaagagaaaacaaaagaaaatgctattgAGGACTGTGAATATGTTCAACTACAG GCACAGAAAATCATTTCAGGTAAAGAAGTATCAAAGAAGAGTACGGATTCAAAACCAAAG GTTTTGCCATCTTCAAAAAAGAATGTAATTCAAAGCAAGCAAGACCCTGCAAAGAAAATAGCTCTTCCAGAACATTGTCGGCTGTGTTTTGGTGCGCTTCACAAGGCAATTGCTGTATTTAATAATAGTCTGAGCAATAACCAGCCACCTGAAGTCTTTATATCCCACAGCAAATTGATCATCATGGTGGGACAGAAGATAGTGGATTCTCTCTGCCAGGAGACTCAAGAAAGAGATGCTCGGAATGACATTCTCCACAGCAGCAGCCGGTTTTGCAGCCTCTTGAAGAACCTGGCCCTTGCCACCAAAAACGCTGCAATACAATATCCAAATGCAGACGCAATGAGGGAACTTCAGAATCAAAATGATGAGCTGTATAAATACACGCAGCAGTTTAGAGCAATGATGGAATGA
- the CASS4 gene encoding cas scaffolding protein family member 4 isoform X3: MKVSNTLAKALYDNKAECSDELAFRKGDILTVLDQNVIGSEGWWKCSLHGRQGLAPANRLQLLPGAQALPLPPSTHGDVPEPPAGQQNIYQVPSVPKPPVVSSTYEKMEGWVKPPARACTLPAQGTYQVPALAAQLLNERTQSSTRQHLFTLPRASRASVPNIRSEVYDVPSMQRRESLFTRSAATPPTARKGSLLLRSAECFQEEQQLYNIPSGPEKTGAVSHKDSPVGNLYDVPPKRETSASGKGFQKKCWGHYNTLPNPRKSEWIYDIPVSPEQMGLEQSPSGPSLENQVLYDIPPARYKALTTSTEAKVVNPQLYDIPPTQRKLVFPDVPLYDIPPPRDMLLLPQNGSCEAPPRHLDPKAENQISGENVYDIPKGLPNTSQSKKEREKPNSSSGTQAYCVPVQISRDTKLEHDRSSVSSADSRSNTVSTFSNPPAELMSSSEEPVKEIKLDLDVAIETLTRLQHGVSSSVASLMIFVSSKWRLEEHLEKNIEEIHRAVDHIKVSLGEFLAFAQAIKVNASYITDNNLQTRIKKQLEILINSFKILTETREALNNCNWSLEALVLRKPQNNPDDLDRFVMVARTIPDDIKRFVSIIIANGKLLFRKSEKEQETKQSNVSPEYKMAKQIPVPRRIEIESLQRNAQDKPNQSQVSQEKTKENAIEDCEYVQLQAQKIISGKEVSKKSTDSKPKVLPSSKKNVIQSKQDPAKKIALPEHCRLCFGALHKAIAVFNNSLSNNQPPEVFISHSKLIIMVGQKIVDSLCQETQERDARNDILHSSSRFCSLLKNLALATKNAAIQYPNADAMRELQNQNDELYKYTQQFRAMME; encoded by the exons AACACCTTGGCAAAGGCGCTTTATGACAACAAAGCGGAGTGCTCGGATGAGCTGGCCTTCCGCAAAGGAGACATCCTGACAGTTCTTGACCAAAACGTCATCGGCAGCGAGGGCTGGTGGAAATGCTCCCTTCATGGCAGGCAGGGCCTGGCTCCTGCCAAccgcctccagctcctgcccggTGCTCAGGCCCTCCCGCTGCCTCCTTCCACTCACGGCGATGTCCCGGAGCCACCAGCGGGCCAACAGAACATCTACCAGGTCCCCTCCGTCCCCAAGCCTCCTGTGGTATCCTCTACATATGAGAAGATGGAGGGGTGGGTGAAACCACCAGCCAGGGCCTGCACTCTGCCTGCCCAAGGGACGTACCAGGTACCAGCCCTGGCTGCGCAGCTGCTCAATGAACGGACCCAAAGCTCAACGCGTCAG CACCTGTTTACTCTCCCAAGAGCATCCCGGGCTTCAGTCCCAAACATCAGAAGCGAGGTGTACGACGTTCCCTCCATGCAGCGCCGCGAGTCCCTGTTCACGCGG AGTGCTGCCACTCCGCCCACAGCACGAAAGGGCTCTCTGCTGCTCAGATCCGCCGAGTGCTTccaagaagagcagcagctttaCAACATCCCATCTGGCCCAGAAAAAACAGGAGCTGTTAGCCACAAAGACTCACCAGTGGGCAAT TTGTATGATGTCCCTCCCAAAAGAGAAACCAGTGCTTCAGGGAAGGGATTTCAGAAAAAGTGCTGGGGCCACTATAATACATTGCCAAATCCTCGAAAGTCAGAATGGATTTATGATATTCCAGTATCACCTGAACAAATGGGATTAGAACAAAGCCCTTCTGGCCCTTCTTTGGAGAACCAGGTGCTATACGATATACCCCCAGCCAGGTACAAGGCGCTAACAACAAGCACTGAAGCCAAAGTTGTGAATCCACAGTTATACGATATTCCACCAACACAACGGAAATTAGTGTTTCCAGATGTCCCTCTTTATGATATTCCACCCCCAAGGGACATGCTCCTTTTGCCACAAAATGGTAGCTGTGAGGCACCCCCAAGACACCTGGATCCGAAGGCTGAGAACCAGATTTCTGGAGAGAACGTTTATGATATTCCTAAAGGTTTGCCCAACACTTCGCAGTCcaagaaagagagggaaaaaccCAATAGCAGTTCTGGAACCCAGGCATACTGTGTTCCGGTCCAGATCTCAAGAGACACCAAATTGGAACATGACAGATCATCTGTTTCTAGTGCTGACAGCAGAAGCAACACTGTCTCTACATTCTCAAACCCTCCTGCTGAGCTTATGTCATCATCAGAAGAGCCTGTCAAAGAAATTAAACTGGATCTTGATGTAGCCATAGAGACATTGACTAGACTGCAGCATGGTGTATCCAGCTCAGTTGCTAGCTTAATGATTTTTGTGAGTAGTAAATGGAGATTAGAAGAGCACCTGgagaaaaacattgaagaaattCATAGGGCAGTTGATCACATAAAAGTATCACTCGGAGAATTCTTGGCCTTTGCTCAAGCCATAAAGGTAAATGCCTCCTACATCACTGATAATAATCTTCAgacaagaattaaaaaacagctggaaattcTTATCAACTCATTCAAAATCTTAACAGAAACAAGAGAAGCTCTAAACAATTGCAACTGGTCACTAGAGGCTTTGGTCCTCAGGAAACCTCAGAACAACCCAGATGATCTTGATCGCTTTGTTATGGTAGCTCGCACAATTCCAGATGATATCAAGCGATTTGTATCCATCATCATTGCCAATGGAAAACTTCTCTTCAGAAAGAGTGAGAAGGAGCAAGAAACGAAGCAATCAAACGTGAGCCCAGAATataaaatggcaaaacaaaTCCCAGTGCCAAGAAGAATAGAAATAGAATCGCTTCAAAGAAATGCTCAAGACAAGCCGAACCAAAGTCAAGTCtcccaagagaaaacaaaagaaaatgctattgAGGACTGTGAATATGTTCAACTACAG GCACAGAAAATCATTTCAGGTAAAGAAGTATCAAAGAAGAGTACGGATTCAAAACCAAAG GTTTTGCCATCTTCAAAAAAGAATGTAATTCAAAGCAAGCAAGACCCTGCAAAGAAAATAGCTCTTCCAGAACATTGTCGGCTGTGTTTTGGTGCGCTTCACAAGGCAATTGCTGTATTTAATAATAGTCTGAGCAATAACCAGCCACCTGAAGTCTTTATATCCCACAGCAAATTGATCATCATGGTGGGACAGAAGATAGTGGATTCTCTCTGCCAGGAGACTCAAGAAAGAGATGCTCGGAATGACATTCTCCACAGCAGCAGCCGGTTTTGCAGCCTCTTGAAGAACCTGGCCCTTGCCACCAAAAACGCTGCAATACAATATCCAAATGCAGACGCAATGAGGGAACTTCAGAATCAAAATGATGAGCTGTATAAATACACGCAGCAGTTTAGAGCAATGATGGAATGA
- the CASS4 gene encoding cas scaffolding protein family member 4 isoform X6, producing the protein MTTMDKNSSSNRAAKNTLAKALYDNKAECSDELAFRKGDILTVLDQNVIGSEGWWKCSLHGRQGLAPANRLQLLPGAQALPLPPSTHGDVPEPPAGQQNIYQVPSVPKPPVVSSTYEKMEGWVKPPARACTLPAQGTYQVPALAAQLLNERTQSSTRQHLFTLPRASRASVPNIRSEVYDVPSMQRRESLFTRSAATPPTARKGSLLLRSAECFQEEQQLYNIPSGPEKTGAVSHKDSPVGNLYDVPPKRETSASGKGFQKKCWGHYNTLPNPRKSEWIYDIPVSPEQMGLEQSPSGPSLENQVLYDIPPARYKALTTSTEAKVVNPQLYDIPPTQRKLVFPDVPLYDIPPPRDMLLLPQNGSCEAPPRHLDPKAENQISGENVYDIPKGLPNTSQSKKEREKPNSSSGTQAYCVPVQISRDTKLEHDRSSVSSADSRSNTVSTFSNPPAELMSSSEEPVKEIKLDLDVAIETLTRLQHGVSSSVASLMIFVSSKWRLEEHLEKNIEEIHRAVDHIKVSLGEFLAFAQAIKVNASYITDNNLQTRIKKQLEILINSFKILTETREALNNCNWSLEALVLRKPQNNPDDLDRFVMVARTIPDDIKRFVSIIIANGKLLFRKSEKEQETKQSNVSPEYKMAKQIPVPRRIEIESLQRNAQDKPNQSQVSQEKTKENAIEDCEYVQLQAQKIISGKEVSKKSTDSKPKVLPSSKKNVIQSKQDPAKKIALPEHSN; encoded by the exons AACACCTTGGCAAAGGCGCTTTATGACAACAAAGCGGAGTGCTCGGATGAGCTGGCCTTCCGCAAAGGAGACATCCTGACAGTTCTTGACCAAAACGTCATCGGCAGCGAGGGCTGGTGGAAATGCTCCCTTCATGGCAGGCAGGGCCTGGCTCCTGCCAAccgcctccagctcctgcccggTGCTCAGGCCCTCCCGCTGCCTCCTTCCACTCACGGCGATGTCCCGGAGCCACCAGCGGGCCAACAGAACATCTACCAGGTCCCCTCCGTCCCCAAGCCTCCTGTGGTATCCTCTACATATGAGAAGATGGAGGGGTGGGTGAAACCACCAGCCAGGGCCTGCACTCTGCCTGCCCAAGGGACGTACCAGGTACCAGCCCTGGCTGCGCAGCTGCTCAATGAACGGACCCAAAGCTCAACGCGTCAG CACCTGTTTACTCTCCCAAGAGCATCCCGGGCTTCAGTCCCAAACATCAGAAGCGAGGTGTACGACGTTCCCTCCATGCAGCGCCGCGAGTCCCTGTTCACGCGG AGTGCTGCCACTCCGCCCACAGCACGAAAGGGCTCTCTGCTGCTCAGATCCGCCGAGTGCTTccaagaagagcagcagctttaCAACATCCCATCTGGCCCAGAAAAAACAGGAGCTGTTAGCCACAAAGACTCACCAGTGGGCAAT TTGTATGATGTCCCTCCCAAAAGAGAAACCAGTGCTTCAGGGAAGGGATTTCAGAAAAAGTGCTGGGGCCACTATAATACATTGCCAAATCCTCGAAAGTCAGAATGGATTTATGATATTCCAGTATCACCTGAACAAATGGGATTAGAACAAAGCCCTTCTGGCCCTTCTTTGGAGAACCAGGTGCTATACGATATACCCCCAGCCAGGTACAAGGCGCTAACAACAAGCACTGAAGCCAAAGTTGTGAATCCACAGTTATACGATATTCCACCAACACAACGGAAATTAGTGTTTCCAGATGTCCCTCTTTATGATATTCCACCCCCAAGGGACATGCTCCTTTTGCCACAAAATGGTAGCTGTGAGGCACCCCCAAGACACCTGGATCCGAAGGCTGAGAACCAGATTTCTGGAGAGAACGTTTATGATATTCCTAAAGGTTTGCCCAACACTTCGCAGTCcaagaaagagagggaaaaaccCAATAGCAGTTCTGGAACCCAGGCATACTGTGTTCCGGTCCAGATCTCAAGAGACACCAAATTGGAACATGACAGATCATCTGTTTCTAGTGCTGACAGCAGAAGCAACACTGTCTCTACATTCTCAAACCCTCCTGCTGAGCTTATGTCATCATCAGAAGAGCCTGTCAAAGAAATTAAACTGGATCTTGATGTAGCCATAGAGACATTGACTAGACTGCAGCATGGTGTATCCAGCTCAGTTGCTAGCTTAATGATTTTTGTGAGTAGTAAATGGAGATTAGAAGAGCACCTGgagaaaaacattgaagaaattCATAGGGCAGTTGATCACATAAAAGTATCACTCGGAGAATTCTTGGCCTTTGCTCAAGCCATAAAGGTAAATGCCTCCTACATCACTGATAATAATCTTCAgacaagaattaaaaaacagctggaaattcTTATCAACTCATTCAAAATCTTAACAGAAACAAGAGAAGCTCTAAACAATTGCAACTGGTCACTAGAGGCTTTGGTCCTCAGGAAACCTCAGAACAACCCAGATGATCTTGATCGCTTTGTTATGGTAGCTCGCACAATTCCAGATGATATCAAGCGATTTGTATCCATCATCATTGCCAATGGAAAACTTCTCTTCAGAAAGAGTGAGAAGGAGCAAGAAACGAAGCAATCAAACGTGAGCCCAGAATataaaatggcaaaacaaaTCCCAGTGCCAAGAAGAATAGAAATAGAATCGCTTCAAAGAAATGCTCAAGACAAGCCGAACCAAAGTCAAGTCtcccaagagaaaacaaaagaaaatgctattgAGGACTGTGAATATGTTCAACTACAG GCACAGAAAATCATTTCAGGTAAAGAAGTATCAAAGAAGAGTACGGATTCAAAACCAAAG GTTTTGCCATCTTCAAAAAAGAATGTAATTCAAAGCAAGCAAGACCCTGCAAAGAAAATAGCTCTTCCAGAACATT CAAATTGA